gttctactctgtcctacagggtcactatgactcgatggcacctaaaaacaacaagtaCCTACTATGGGCCAAGTACTTTACATAAATTTGTCTAATTCTCCCAACAAATTACAAGGACAGTGTTTAATTATCCCCAATTTAAAGATAAGCAAACTCAGACTCAGGACAAATAACAAGTCTGAAGTCACAGGTGAGCCAGCAATTGAACTCAGGCGTGCCCAATTCTACTCTACCTTGCTTGCTAGGGTGCTAATGGGTTGTGACTTTGTCCTTGGAGAACTTCCTGGCTGTGGTAGAATATGAATGGCCCTCTGGTGGTGGTTGTTTTAGAGGCACTTATATAATAAAGATTTTGATATTCCTTCCCAGATGTGTGACAAATATGACAAGTGTGAAAACAGCAGGGAGGCACTGGCAGGAAACAATCTGAAGCTTCCACAGATGACAGAAGAAGATGGATGCTTCCACTCTGGATTCAATAAGGTATGAACTCACACATTCACTTTTAGCTAGTCCTTGGGCAAAAACTCTCCCTCTTGCATGCAGTACCTATACTCACAGATACATGCAGGCAACAAAGTAGATGTAAAGTTCATTATGTAACTTTCATGAAGAGGGAATTTAAAGCTTTTTTAAATGCAATTTATTTTTGAACAGGCATGGTTAGAAATGACCTCTCAGTTTTCACGTTTTCATATCTGGCAAGCGTTAAGAGTGAAAACCCAGCAGGTTTAGCTAGTTTCTCCTGGATAAGGTGGTCCAGTGACCTTTCCCTTCTTTTGCTGCCCTGGCAGGATCCTGGCCCTCCCTCCCTGCTGAGGTCATTCTCTACAAAGCTTCTCCTTCCAAACAGTGAGATAAACTGCACTGACTTCTGATTATTCCTTAAAAGCAGGTCTCAGCCCAATACTGGCAAGGGCAGGAATGCAGCCAGAGGGAAGTGTACCAAGGAAAGAATTAGAAAAGGGTTCTGGTTGCCATATTCTAGCACCTTGATGGTCTTTGGGTGAAATTAAATAATGCCTGTGATTGCCCAGATATGTAAAATTGGGCAGTTGATGTTGTCTGATGTCCCAAAACACGATGCTTAAGAAGTACTTGAAGTTCTCTGGAGGGGCAAGGAAAGAAAATAGCCAAATCATAcctattttaacttttaaaatcttTATATCTTCCTAATAATAACCATTTTTTCCACCATCTTTTCTCTTAGGAGACTTGTCTGATGAAAATTATCACTGGTCTTTCGGAGTTTCAAATATACCTGGATTACCTGCAGAACAAGTTCGAGGGCAGTAAGGCAAACGTCATAGTTGTGCAGAACAGCAccaaagccctggtccagatccTGAAGCAAAAGGTGAATGTCTGCCAGCCCTCACCTGGCATGGGGAAGAGAGGTTCAAAGAAGGCTGCCTAGAGAATTTGGGGATGCCATGCTGATTCAGAAAAGATGGCTGCATGTAAAGAAAGGATCTAAGAAATATTTCCTGATAGCTAAacatttttttagtgttttttataGGATGCCTTCTGCAATTTTTTCTGCAAAGGGCATCAAAGGGCATTGATAACTGCGTTTAAAACTACATTAAATGAGGTGGATTTTAACATCAATACCTAATagcttaagaaattaaaaaatatctgcAGAGGCAGAAGGAGGCACATCCAAGCATGCTCAGTGATCTATAGTAACAAAgagcaaaatttattttaatatctcAATTATTGCCAAGTGACATTCTTGTCATTACGGCAGTTTCAACTCCTTTTTCCTACTTTTTGCTAGAAGAGTTAATGCAGAGAAATGGTCAAAAGCTGAAGGGTGCAGGAGGAGGTACAAAGGGCTTTGATCACCCACCAGCTACCTATTCAAATGCCAAGTGATGGGGAGTTGAAGGCACAAGGTGTAAATGAGCTGCTGGGCCTTTACTAGCTATTTTCCTTAAACCACTTCTCAAGCTTGAATGTGCACAGGAATTCCCTGGGCATCTTGTTACAGTGCAGAGTCTGATACGGCAGGTCTGGAGTGGGGCCTAAGATTCgtgtttctaacaagctcccagataATGCCAATGCAGCTCCAGGACCACACTTTGAAGTGCAGAGCTTTTAACAAGTTACTTCTCCCCATATTCTGTGGGTGTTTCCCTGTCTGTTTACATCCTTAGTTCAGAGTCCACAGCCAGGCACACCATGGATTCTCAGTAGATGCTGGATGAATGGGAACGAAGAAACCAGAgaaaagtgttagagttagagacTACTAAAGAACCCACCTCAAAGCCTCTAATTATGGGTCTTTCAATCACttattcagtcaacaaatatctATGAAATTCCAACTATCTGCCAAGCACTGTTTCAGATAATAGAAGACAAATAAGATTCGGTGGCAGTCCTCAAGATGCTTATGGTCTAATGGGAGAAAAAGTCACAAAGGGATGATTATAATTCAGTTGCGCGAAAGGGGCCTAGGCAAGGTGGGCTCTGAGGAGAAGCACCTCACCCCATAGGGCAAGTCAGGCCAGGCGGCCCCAATGAGTCTCATCTGCCTCCACCTTGAACATCTTCCCACAACTCAAAGCATCTCTCCACTGCAAAGCATTTCTTCAATATCTaaacaatcctttttttttttgtttcccctTTCAGATAAAGAATCCAGAAGACGTAACCACCCCTGACCCAACTGCAAATGCCAGCCTGCTGTCTAAGCTGCAGCTGCAGACTGAGTGGCTGAAGAACACAACGATTAACCTCATCCTGCGAAGCCTGGATGACTTCATGCAGTTCAGCCTGAGGGCTGTTCGGATAATGTAACCTGGACATCCAAGATCGTTTATAGTTCATGGGCATTCTTTCAGCTGGTCAAAAACCTGTGTGGTGGGCACATAACTTATGTTGTTCTCTGTGAAGAACTAAAAAAGTACGGGCGTTAGGAcactattttaattatttttaatttattgatatTTAAATATGTAAAGTTGAGTTAATTTATATAAGTGatctaaatatttatatttttatgaagTGCCACTTGAAGTATTTTAAGTATTAGTTTTGAAATAACATAAAATGGCTATCCAGCTTGAACATCCTCATCATTTCAGAGCCAGACCATTTCATGGAATGTGTAGGCTTACCTCAAATAAATTGCTaacttatacatatttttaaagaaatatttatattgtatttatgtaatgtttaaattgtttttataccaataaattgccttttttaaaaaaaaattagcagctaAGCCTGTGTGTTTCCTGTCCTGTTAAGCTTAATTTTGTCACTACCAAGATTAATGACCAAATATGTATCATGATATAATGGATGCAATGCACTTCACATAGTAACTGGTATATAGCAGATAATTAATTATATCTCCAGGCAAAAGATataattgagcacctactacatgccagtTACTATGTGAAGTGCATTGCATCCATCATATCATTTAATCTCAGTAGCACACTGTTTTACAGATTTGGAAAAGTGATGCACCTATGCCATCTACTGCAAAGTAAGGCACAGGGCCAGGTTCGAAACCTGCCTCGAGGTTCCCTACTCTTAAACTTTAGGCCCTACAGCCTCCCAGGAAACTGAGAGGTGATATAGAAAACCCCAGGGCATGTTAATACAGGGAATAAATTTAAAGGCAACCAATTGCCACTGAGACCATGCAAACACTTCTATCATacacagcaatgtgcaagcttCCAAAAATAAGTAGAAGTTCTGTCTCCCTCCTATGGGTTCCTCAAATTCTGCACAGTACCTaccacattatatcacatcttaAAAGTTACGGATTTTTCTTCCAGAGAGCATTTGGGTACCACAAGAAGGCAGCCTATATTTATCTTTACATCCTTGGGCCAGAACCTGAACATAAACCCctgcaagtcaattctgactcagtgacacttaggacagcagaactgccccatagagtttccaaggctaaaatctttatggaaactgactgccacatctgtcttccacagagaagctggtgggttcaaaccactgaccttttggtaagcagccaagtgcttaactactgtgccaccgagGCTCCTTGAACCTAAACATATGAGGCCCCAATAAGCACTCTTTAAATGACAAAAGCATACACAGATGATCAAATATAAGACACTTCCATTCCTGGGCACATATACTGCTAGCCAGTGAGTGGGGACATTACCAGTACTGTGCACTTATGTATCTTCAtcttaatgaaaaatataaacagTTAAACATTCTAAGGACTTACAAAGGAGGCAATGAATAATCAGTACCTGTACATCTACCTCTATGTCTTTTCTACCTGCAATTTCCTTTCCCATTGGCAATATTCTTCAACTGCCTTCCTCCTCTCCCTACCCTCACCCCCCAGTTCAGAGTGGTGGGTAGGGAGAGGCAATATGGACAACAGCGCATGACGCCTCCACCCCCCTGCAACACAATGTTGGGAATTCAGTAAAGATTCCCCTCTCTGACCCCAGCAACATAAAGTTCTTTCTTCTACTAAAGCTTCCTCTCATTCTAACCACTATATACTTCTTCCCCCAGGGGAGGAGTTATGCTGGGCAAGGGAAAGTCCACAGAGGCCAAGAACTGAGAGGGGCCACGCAAGGAGGAGCCACACACTCTGGCTTCTAGAAACTACACATCATAAGTGGGCTTCccccagcacaacctgtacaaggccaaggtcatggtagctccatagacatatgcaaactccctgagggactgaactgctgggctgagggctgtggggaccatggtctcaggaaacatctagctcaactggcataacatagtttataaagaaaatgttctccattctgctttggtgagtagcatctagggtcttaaaagcctgtgagtggccatctaggatactccgctggtctcaccccttcaagagcaaggaagaatgaagaaaactaaagacacaagcaaaagtttggtccaaaggactaatgaaccacatctactacggcctccaccagactgagtccagtacaactagatggtgcccagctaccaccgctgactgctctgacagtgatcacaatagagggccccgaacagagctgaagaaaaatgtagaacaaaattctaactctaaaagaaagaccagactggctggcctgacagagactggagaaaccctgagagtatggcccctggacatgctttcagctcagtaatgaggtcactcctgaggtttactcttcagccaaagattgaacaagctcacggaacaaaacaagactaaaggggagcaccagccctggggcagagactggaaggcaagagggtACAGGAAAgtcggtaatagggaacccaaggctgagaagggagagtgttgacatgtcatggggtcgttaaccaatgtcatacaacaatgtgtgtgctaATTGTTTGTTGAGAAACTAGATTGTTctataaaacttcatctaaagttcaatacaAAAAAAAGCGGGCTTCCCAAAATCAGGGtcaaataaaaaagcaaagagaactgCAATTGACAAATGCAACCATTCTTCAGACAAAAATGTACTGAGCACCAAATACAAGTCAGGAAATTCTGGGCATACAGAGGTGGAAAAGATAGCACGGTCCCTGCCAACACACAGTTTACACTATAGAAGGGAAAACAGGCACTGAACAAAGAATGTAAGTGTGATGaccttcaaaaaagaaaaatataaggcGTACTAAgaacctatggaaaccctggtagtgtagtggttaagtgctatggctgctaaccaagaggtcggcagttcgaatccatcaggcactccttggaaactctatggggcagttctactctgtcctatagggtcgctatgagttggaatcaactcgacggcagtgggtttggtttgttttggtaagAACCTATACTGAGGGCACCTATAGCAGCGGGACCAAACTAGGCCTGGGGATGGCAGTTATGGAGGCTTCCTTGAGGAACAGAGGTTTTTAACTGGGTTGTGAAAGGTGTATAGGCATTAACTGGGCCAAGATGGGTGGAAGgagcatttcaggcagagggaaaagcAAGTGTAAAGATCTAAATCAACAAAGGGCACACGATGTTTGAAGAATTGAAAACTGTACAATATGTACAGTATATAAAGAGCAAGAAGGAGGGTGGTTGAGATGGAGTAGAGAGGGAGGCTGGGGCCAGATCATAGGCAATACCAGAAGCCATATTAAAAATTTTGGAATTCACCCCACACGTGGTGAGAAGGCATTGGTAGATTGTAAATAGTAGAATATGAAATTTACATTTCATTAATATCTCTCAAGCTGTAGTGTGGAGAATGGATGGGAAAAGGGCTGGAAGATAACACTGAGGAATTTCAAAGGCCATCACTGTAGCCCATGGGAGAGATGACAATGGCCTGAATTATAGCGGTAGCAACAGCACGAGAAGGTAAAGTAGTGGCAACTATCAATGAAAGACACTTAGGAGTTAGATTCAGTGGGATTAGTGATTAGTAACTAAAAACGGGTGCAGGAATTCCAGAAGACACAGTAGAGGCTCTGAGGGATGGAAAAAAC
This Loxodonta africana isolate mLoxAfr1 chromosome 8, mLoxAfr1.hap2, whole genome shotgun sequence DNA region includes the following protein-coding sequences:
- the IL6 gene encoding interleukin-6, encoding MSEAHSALQPTRNKRELHLPSRSPTMNSLSTSAFSPVAFSLGLLLVMASAFPNPKPLEGDSKDDAASNRPSLTSPDKTEELIRFILAEISVLRKKMCDKYDKCENSREALAGNNLKLPQMTEEDGCFHSGFNKETCLMKIITGLSEFQIYLDYLQNKFEGSKANVIVVQNSTKALVQILKQKIKNPEDVTTPDPTANASLLSKLQLQTEWLKNTTINLILRSLDDFMQFSLRAVRIM